From one Triticum aestivum cultivar Chinese Spring chromosome 4B, IWGSC CS RefSeq v2.1, whole genome shotgun sequence genomic stretch:
- the LOC123094836 gene encoding peroxidase P7 codes for MASRSCFSVACAVAVMAFAILATASNAQPLDPHFYDKLCPAALPAIRKAVAVEPCMGASLLRLHFHDCFVNGCDGSILLDDTPFFTGEKNAAPNLNSIRGFDVIDRIKDAVNAGCGGNVVSCADVVAVAARDSVITLGGPSYDVLLGRRDARGVSQGAANNIIPAPTFDLDRLISNFASHGLTVQDLVVLSGGHTLGFSRCTNFRDRLYNETATLDGSLAAQLRGPCPLAGGDDNLAPLDPTPARLDGGYYGSLLRSRGLLHSDQQLFAGGLGPTDALVRFYGANPEAFRRDFAEAMVRMGGLSPLTGSNGEIRANCRKVNY; via the exons ATGGCTTCCCGCAGCTGCTTCTCTGTGGCGTGTGCTGTCGCAGTGATGGCGTTTGCCATCTTAGCCACGGCGAGCAATGCGCAGCCGCTGGACCCTCATTTCTACGACAAGTTGTGCCCGGCGGCGCTCCCCGCCATCAGGAAGGCCGTCGCGGTGGAGCCGTGCATGGGTGCCTCGCTCCTGCGCCTgcacttccacgactgcttcgtcaaC GGGTGTGATGGGTCCATCCTGCTCGACGACACGCCCTTCTTCACCGGCGAGAAGAACGCCGCGCCCAACCTGAACTCCATTCGCGGCTTCGACGTCATCGATCGCATCAAGGACGCCGTCAACGCCGG CTGCGGAGG AAACGTGGTGTCCTGCGCTGATGTTGTGGCCGTCGCAGCACGTGACTCCGTCATCACG CTGGGAGGGCCGTCGTACGACGTGCTTCTGGGTCGGAGGGACGCGCGGGGGGTGAGCCAGGGGGCGGCGAACAACATCATCCCGGCGCCGACCTTCGACCTCGATCGCCTCATCTCCAACTTCGCCTCGCACGGCCTCACTGTGCAGGACCTGGTCGTGCTCTCCGGCGGCCACACTCTGGGCTTCTCCCGCTGCACCAACTTCCGTGACCGCCTATACAACGAGACAGCCACATTGGACGGCTCCCTCGCCGCGCAGCTCAGGGGCCCCTGCCCGCTCGCCGGCGGCGATGACAACCTCGCGCCGCTTGACCCGACGCCAGCGCGGTTGGACGGCGGGTACTACGGCTCGTTGCTGCGCAGCAGGGGGCTGCTGCACTCGGACCAGCAGCTGTTCGCTGGCGGCCTCGGCCCCACGGACGCGCTCGTTAGGTTCTATGGCGCCAACCCGGAGGCGTTCAGGAGGGACTTCGCGGAGGCCATGGTGAGGATGGGCGGCCTCAGCCCGCTCACCGGGAGCAACGGCGAGATCCGCGCCAACTGCAGGAAGGTGAACTACTAG